One genomic segment of Aestuariirhabdus haliotis includes these proteins:
- a CDS encoding substrate-binding periplasmic protein yields MSAVASEGYLRPVKLATLMDFKPFVWCEKGYAKGIDVDILAELFRRIDRTYDIECLPWKRAINYVRIGRLDGLFSGYKTQQREQFATYLSAPFHTSVFSVFVRKSKSFNFDSISDLNGRVIGITRGYSINPEFDAARKTGKFYVSESSSTDKGIDMLLAARTEAYLNSRHVVWYTARELGISHKIDELPAPLHTPKPAYMMLSKASNLPGKDKLVESLNRTLEEMWEDGTVDAIINGYIDPAGTHLSTP; encoded by the coding sequence ATGTCTGCTGTTGCCAGTGAGGGTTATTTACGGCCGGTTAAACTCGCAACCCTGATGGATTTCAAGCCCTTTGTCTGGTGCGAAAAAGGATACGCGAAGGGTATTGATGTCGATATCTTGGCTGAGCTGTTTCGGCGAATAGATCGAACTTACGATATAGAATGTCTGCCCTGGAAACGTGCGATTAATTATGTGCGAATAGGCAGGCTTGATGGTCTTTTCTCCGGGTATAAAACGCAGCAGCGCGAGCAGTTTGCCACCTATTTGAGTGCACCATTTCATACCAGTGTTTTTAGCGTTTTTGTTCGCAAGTCAAAGTCTTTCAACTTTGATAGTATTTCCGATCTGAACGGTCGAGTGATCGGCATTACCCGAGGTTATAGCATCAATCCGGAATTTGATGCGGCCAGGAAAACGGGTAAGTTTTATGTCAGTGAGAGTTCGAGTACCGACAAGGGTATTGATATGCTGCTGGCAGCTCGTACAGAGGCTTATTTAAACAGTCGTCATGTGGTTTGGTATACGGCTCGTGAATTAGGTATCAGCCATAAAATTGATGAACTGCCTGCACCGCTGCACACACCGAAGCCTGCCTATATGATGCTTTCGAAAGCGTCGAATTTGCCCGGCAAAGATAAGCTTGTCGAGTCGTTGAATCGCACCCTTGAGGAGATGTGGGAGGATGGAACTGTCGATGCTATTATTAATGGATACATCGACCCGGCGGGAACCCATTTATCAACGCCATAG